A DNA window from Halostella salina contains the following coding sequences:
- a CDS encoding DUF7289 family protein, whose translation MTDSNTKPPNTGRRSGSPGQTDGTTARAQSSVIAVVLLVGLTIAGAAAVMLVGATALDTGQQQADLESAENSLAQVNVKASRVSLGTNNTEQITVGDGDAGTTRVDPDAGDINVTLVNQTTGATEDVLLNDSLGRITYELDGERIAFEGGGVWRKSGNGSRMLSRPDIHYRNDAADQPTVTIPLTIVEGEAARGNDLTLSDAGTDLRYPVRGVDNRTNPVTSNTRINLTVQSEYYLAWGDYFADLTGGEPAYDHTNQTVSIALITPTERKAVSGALFQTGPDSDLEFGSGAFADSYNSSNGSYAETTGGSGTLTTAGSVEIDGKSTIRGDLVAGRSIEIDQASTTIHGNISYGNLDDTEIHKNADIKGWNASNASVRSAPSIEGYVINTFSGLNNSSTNVNDNDKEENISVEEDEASVEFGDDDVATLHGAAGGREYYVNDDLELEGEKLILDTTDGEIRLAVNEDIEMEENANITVRGDNTARIYLREDFDMEAATVHIPEDRSTRLWVYGMADSEIEFEGGNTRFTGVLYIPDGDGVAIESNAEVFGGVVGGGDAEIESNAELHFDEALTNVKPVPKGTAVPYITHLHLSVNYVDVEAD comes from the coding sequence ATGACTGACAGTAACACAAAACCGCCGAATACGGGTCGTCGATCCGGGAGCCCCGGGCAAACAGACGGGACCACGGCGCGCGCACAGTCGAGCGTCATCGCGGTCGTCCTGCTGGTCGGGCTTACCATCGCGGGCGCGGCGGCAGTCATGCTCGTCGGTGCCACTGCGCTGGACACCGGCCAGCAGCAGGCCGACCTGGAGAGCGCCGAAAACTCGCTCGCGCAGGTCAACGTGAAGGCGAGTCGGGTCAGCCTCGGGACGAACAACACCGAACAGATCACCGTCGGCGACGGCGACGCCGGAACGACCCGAGTCGACCCGGATGCAGGCGATATCAACGTGACGCTCGTCAACCAGACCACGGGGGCGACCGAGGACGTACTTCTCAACGACTCCCTCGGCCGTATCACGTACGAACTCGACGGCGAGCGGATCGCGTTCGAGGGTGGCGGCGTCTGGCGGAAGAGCGGGAACGGAAGCCGAATGCTCTCCCGACCGGACATCCACTACCGCAACGACGCCGCCGACCAGCCCACGGTGACGATCCCGCTGACCATCGTCGAGGGCGAGGCGGCCCGCGGCAACGACCTCACGCTCTCGGACGCGGGGACCGACCTCCGCTACCCGGTCCGCGGCGTCGATAACCGGACGAACCCGGTCACCTCGAACACGCGGATCAACCTCACCGTCCAGAGCGAGTACTACCTGGCGTGGGGCGACTACTTCGCAGACCTGACCGGTGGGGAGCCGGCGTACGACCACACCAACCAGACGGTGTCGATAGCGCTCATCACGCCCACGGAGCGGAAGGCGGTGAGCGGGGCACTGTTCCAGACAGGGCCGGACTCGGATCTCGAGTTCGGCAGCGGCGCGTTTGCGGACAGCTACAACTCCTCGAATGGGTCCTACGCGGAAACCACCGGCGGCAGCGGGACGCTCACGACGGCCGGGAGCGTCGAGATCGACGGGAAGAGTACCATCAGGGGAGACCTCGTCGCCGGCCGTTCGATCGAGATCGATCAGGCGAGCACGACTATCCACGGGAACATTTCGTACGGGAACCTGGACGACACCGAGATCCACAAGAACGCAGATATCAAGGGGTGGAACGCTTCCAACGCGTCGGTACGTTCGGCCCCGTCGATCGAGGGGTACGTCATCAATACGTTCAGCGGATTGAACAACAGTTCGACAAACGTCAACGACAACGACAAGGAGGAGAACATCTCCGTGGAGGAGGACGAGGCGAGCGTCGAGTTCGGCGACGACGACGTCGCCACGCTCCACGGCGCGGCGGGCGGCCGGGAGTACTACGTCAACGACGACCTCGAACTCGAGGGCGAGAAACTCATCCTCGACACGACCGACGGCGAGATCAGGCTCGCGGTGAACGAGGACATAGAGATGGAGGAGAACGCGAACATCACCGTGAGGGGCGACAACACCGCACGGATCTACCTTCGGGAGGACTTCGACATGGAGGCCGCGACGGTCCACATCCCGGAGGACAGGTCCACCCGGCTGTGGGTGTACGGGATGGCTGACTCCGAGATCGAGTTCGAGGGAGGGAACACCAGATTCACCGGCGTCCTGTACATTCCGGACGGCGACGGGGTCGCCATTGAGAGCAACGCCGAGGTGTTCGGCGGCGTCGTCGGAGGCGGTGACGCCGAAATCGAAAGCAACGCTGAGCTGCACTTCGACGAGGCGCTGACGAACGTCAAACCGGTCCCGAAAGGTACGGCCGTCCCCTACATCACGCATCTCCACCTGAGCGTGAACTACGTCGACGTCGAGGCCGACTGA
- a CDS encoding DoxX family membrane protein has protein sequence MAAVRDSAVDAAAHAPGPATIARVGLGLLILLAGVHKLLAPEAWAQYVVSWLAPWLVVTPVTFMLVNGVLEVGFGAAILVDRYTAFSSAVAAVSLSATVAYLAVVAVTYDGLFVDVLVRDVGLAALAWAVLVDSLRPD, from the coding sequence CTGGCAGCAGTCAGGGACAGCGCGGTCGACGCGGCGGCGCACGCGCCGGGACCGGCGACCATCGCACGCGTCGGTCTCGGCCTGCTGATCCTGCTGGCCGGCGTGCACAAGCTGCTCGCGCCCGAGGCGTGGGCGCAGTACGTCGTGAGCTGGCTCGCGCCGTGGCTCGTCGTGACGCCGGTGACGTTCATGCTGGTCAACGGCGTTCTCGAAGTCGGGTTCGGCGCGGCGATCCTCGTCGACCGGTACACCGCGTTCTCGTCGGCGGTGGCAGCAGTCTCCCTTTCGGCGACAGTCGCGTATCTGGCTGTCGTCGCGGTGACCTACGATGGGCTGTTCGTGGACGTGCTGGTCCGGGATGTCGGGCTGGCCGCGCTGGCGTGGGCGGTGCTGGTGGACTCGTTGCGCCCGGACTGA
- a CDS encoding class 1 fructose-bisphosphatase produces MSTIQRESVADEVLDAVAEAVPRVREGLRGRRETVGSENASGDDQKAADVWADKHLADRITEIEGVGEFVSEERDAVVDCGSGLSVALDPLDGSSNLESNNLMGTIVAVYEDDLPARGRSLVGAAYVLYGPIATMVSAVDGTVTEHEIVDGERRPIERDMAIPADPTVYGFGGRTPEWNPEFAEYAGEIESELKLRYGGSLVGDVNQVIGYGGVFCYPALQSRPEGKLRLQFEGNPMAYIVESAGGRSSDGERSLLDVDPERIHQRVPLHIGNEELIDRLESKVER; encoded by the coding sequence ATGAGCACGATACAGCGCGAATCCGTGGCAGACGAGGTACTTGACGCCGTCGCCGAGGCGGTGCCGCGGGTCCGCGAGGGCCTGCGCGGCCGGCGCGAGACGGTCGGCTCCGAGAACGCCAGCGGCGACGACCAGAAGGCCGCCGACGTGTGGGCCGACAAGCATCTGGCCGACCGGATCACCGAGATTGAGGGCGTCGGGGAGTTCGTCAGCGAGGAGCGCGACGCCGTCGTCGACTGCGGGAGCGGGCTGTCGGTCGCGCTCGACCCGCTCGACGGCTCGTCGAACCTCGAATCGAACAACTTGATGGGCACCATCGTCGCGGTCTACGAGGACGACCTGCCGGCGCGGGGCCGGTCGCTCGTCGGCGCGGCGTACGTGCTGTACGGCCCGATCGCGACGATGGTGTCGGCCGTCGACGGGACAGTGACCGAACACGAGATCGTCGACGGCGAGCGCCGGCCGATCGAGCGCGACATGGCGATCCCGGCGGACCCGACGGTGTACGGCTTCGGCGGCCGCACGCCGGAGTGGAACCCCGAGTTCGCCGAGTACGCCGGCGAGATCGAGTCCGAACTGAAGCTCCGGTACGGCGGTTCGCTCGTCGGCGACGTGAACCAGGTGATCGGGTACGGCGGCGTGTTCTGCTACCCCGCCCTGCAGTCTCGACCCGAGGGGAAACTGCGGCTCCAGTTCGAGGGCAACCCGATGGCGTACATCGTCGAGTCCGCCGGCGGCCGTTCCTCGGACGGCGAGCGGTCGCTGCTGGACGTCGATCCGGAGCGGATCCACCAGCGCGTCCCGCTGCACATCGGCAACGAGGAACTGATCGACCGGCTGGAGTCGAAGGTCGAGCGCTGA
- a CDS encoding redoxin domain-containing protein — translation MLSEGGTAPDLALPGVHGRDPATYELVRSIEDVAATVLAFVPSAHAPVCEDDLRALGTAGWAERDDLIVWAVTGDTVFANAAAGERLALDFPLLSDRRGAIADAYGVRLDDWHAHRDLPGRALFVVDPDWTVRHARALDPFETPAESPLTGVASALADCGVAVEAPTVEYRVDG, via the coding sequence ATGCTCTCCGAGGGCGGAACCGCACCGGACCTCGCGCTGCCCGGCGTCCACGGACGGGACCCGGCGACGTACGAACTTGTGCGTTCGATCGAGGACGTTGCCGCGACGGTGCTCGCGTTCGTCCCGTCGGCCCACGCGCCGGTCTGCGAGGACGACCTGCGCGCGCTCGGCACGGCGGGGTGGGCCGAGCGCGACGACCTCATCGTGTGGGCGGTCACCGGCGACACCGTGTTCGCCAACGCGGCCGCGGGCGAGCGTCTGGCCCTAGATTTCCCGCTGCTCAGCGACCGCCGCGGCGCGATCGCCGACGCCTACGGCGTTCGGCTGGACGACTGGCACGCCCACCGCGACCTTCCCGGTCGCGCGCTGTTCGTCGTCGACCCGGACTGGACGGTCCGGCACGCCCGGGCGCTCGACCCCTTCGAGACGCCCGCCGAATCGCCGCTGACGGGCGTCGCTTCGGCGCTCGCCGACTGCGGCGTCGCTGTCGAGGCTCCGACAGTCGAGTACCGTGTCGACGGGTGA
- a CDS encoding 3-hydroxyacyl-CoA dehydrogenase family protein: MVRGLESIDRVGVVGAGTMGSGIAQVAATSGYDVTMRDIEREFVERGFDSIDDSLDRLVGKEALSESEADAARERIDGTTDLDDLADCDIVVEAAVEEMEIKRDIFADLDDVTDDDVALATNTSTLSVTTIASATERPGNVVGIHFMNPVPIMEGVEVVVGEKTSEDAVALAHAFSESLDKTTWEADDKPGFVSNRILMPWINEGIRAYDEGVATKEDIDRGMKLGTNVPMGPLELADHIGLDVCLHATETLHEELGDRYKPAYLLKRKVEAGDLGKKTGTGFYEYD, encoded by the coding sequence ATGGTTCGCGGACTGGAGTCAATCGACCGCGTCGGCGTCGTCGGAGCAGGAACGATGGGGAGCGGCATCGCACAGGTCGCCGCCACGAGCGGGTACGACGTGACGATGCGGGACATCGAGCGGGAGTTCGTCGAGCGCGGCTTCGACTCGATCGACGACAGCCTCGACCGCCTCGTCGGGAAAGAGGCGCTCTCGGAGAGCGAGGCCGACGCGGCCCGCGAACGGATCGACGGGACGACCGACCTCGACGACCTGGCCGACTGCGACATCGTCGTCGAGGCGGCCGTCGAGGAGATGGAGATCAAGCGGGATATCTTCGCCGACCTGGACGACGTGACCGACGACGACGTCGCGCTCGCGACGAACACCTCGACGCTGTCGGTCACGACGATCGCGAGCGCCACCGAGCGCCCCGGGAACGTCGTCGGGATCCACTTCATGAACCCGGTGCCGATCATGGAGGGCGTCGAGGTCGTCGTCGGCGAGAAGACGAGCGAGGACGCCGTCGCGCTCGCCCACGCGTTCTCGGAGTCGCTCGACAAGACCACCTGGGAGGCAGACGACAAGCCCGGCTTCGTCTCCAACCGGATCCTCATGCCGTGGATCAACGAGGGGATCCGCGCCTACGACGAGGGCGTCGCGACGAAGGAGGACATCGACCGCGGGATGAAACTCGGCACGAACGTTCCGATGGGACCGCTCGAACTGGCCGACCACATCGGGCTGGACGTCTGTCTCCACGCGACCGAGACGCTCCACGAGGAACTGGGCGACCGGTACAAGCCGGCGTATCTGCTCAAACGGAAAGTCGAGGCCGGCGACCTCGGGAAGAAGACGGGGACGGGGTTCTACGAGTACGACTGA
- a CDS encoding acyl-CoA carboxylase subunit beta: MKVRIGEAASDEEASAIAAALAEHVRDDVEVYVGDADEPAATHALDAVGDVPPAEDGFGPTEREKKLREEIADIEAGGPEKYRERLEEQGKLFVRDRLDLWFDGGDGDGIVFEDGRFANFDSWHPDGLDADADSDDRLPADGLLTGAAEFEERDLHFMANDFTVKAGSMAEKGVEKFLRMQQRALKSGQPVLYLMDSSGARIDQQRGFFANREGIGKYYYNHSMLSGRVPQICVLYGPCIAGAAYTPVFSDFTVMVEGISAMAIASPRMVQMVTGEEIDMQDLGGARIHAEHSGSADLVARDEQHARDLVAQLITYLPDSADDDPPRAEPQAPAQSPAGIDSVVPESPNKGYDMEDVIDRVVDAGSYFPLQPDYGPEIITAFARVDGRSVGIIANQPAQRAGAIFPDAAEKAAEFIWKCDAYNIPLLYLCDTPGFMAGSDVEKEGILEQGKKFIYATSSATVPKQTVVVRKAYGAGIYAMGGPAYDPESTIALPSGEIAVMGPEAAINAVYRRKIDEIDDEEEREQFVQEKREEYRRDIDVHRMASEVVIDEIVPPSELREELAARFAFYEDVEKELPDKKHGTVL, from the coding sequence ATGAAAGTCCGCATCGGCGAGGCGGCGAGCGACGAGGAGGCCTCGGCCATCGCGGCGGCGCTGGCCGAGCACGTCCGCGACGACGTTGAAGTGTACGTCGGCGACGCCGACGAGCCGGCGGCGACGCACGCACTCGACGCCGTCGGCGACGTTCCGCCGGCCGAGGACGGCTTCGGCCCGACCGAGCGCGAAAAGAAGCTCCGCGAGGAGATAGCCGACATCGAGGCCGGCGGCCCCGAGAAGTACCGCGAGCGGCTGGAGGAGCAGGGGAAGCTGTTCGTCCGCGACCGGCTCGACCTCTGGTTCGACGGGGGCGACGGCGACGGGATCGTGTTCGAGGACGGCCGCTTTGCCAACTTCGACAGCTGGCACCCCGACGGGCTGGACGCCGACGCGGACTCGGACGACCGCCTCCCGGCCGACGGCCTGCTGACCGGCGCGGCCGAGTTCGAGGAGCGGGACCTGCATTTCATGGCCAACGACTTCACCGTGAAGGCCGGCAGCATGGCCGAGAAGGGCGTCGAGAAGTTCCTCCGGATGCAACAGCGCGCGCTGAAAAGCGGCCAGCCCGTCCTCTACCTGATGGACTCCTCGGGCGCTCGGATCGACCAGCAGCGCGGCTTCTTCGCCAACCGCGAGGGCATCGGGAAGTACTACTACAACCACTCGATGCTGTCGGGGCGCGTGCCCCAGATCTGCGTCCTCTACGGACCGTGCATCGCCGGCGCGGCGTACACGCCCGTCTTCTCCGACTTCACGGTCATGGTCGAGGGGATCAGCGCGATGGCGATCGCCAGCCCCCGGATGGTCCAGATGGTCACCGGCGAGGAGATCGATATGCAGGACCTGGGCGGTGCCCGGATCCACGCCGAACACTCCGGCAGCGCCGACCTGGTCGCCCGCGACGAGCAACACGCCCGCGACCTCGTCGCACAGCTCATCACCTACCTCCCCGACAGCGCGGACGACGACCCGCCGCGCGCGGAGCCGCAGGCCCCCGCCCAGTCGCCCGCCGGGATCGACTCGGTCGTCCCGGAGAGCCCGAACAAGGGGTACGACATGGAGGACGTGATCGACCGGGTCGTCGACGCCGGCTCGTACTTCCCGCTCCAGCCCGACTACGGCCCGGAGATCATCACCGCCTTCGCCCGCGTCGACGGCCGGTCCGTCGGAATCATCGCCAACCAGCCCGCCCAGCGCGCCGGCGCGATCTTCCCCGACGCCGCGGAGAAGGCGGCGGAGTTCATCTGGAAGTGCGACGCGTACAACATCCCGCTGCTGTACCTCTGTGACACCCCCGGATTCATGGCCGGCTCCGACGTCGAGAAGGAGGGTATCCTCGAACAGGGCAAGAAGTTCATCTACGCCACCTCGTCGGCGACGGTGCCGAAACAGACCGTCGTCGTCCGGAAGGCGTACGGCGCGGGCATCTACGCGATGGGCGGGCCCGCCTACGACCCCGAATCGACCATCGCGCTTCCGAGCGGCGAGATCGCCGTGATGGGGCCGGAAGCCGCCATCAACGCCGTCTACCGCCGGAAGATAGACGAGATCGACGACGAGGAGGAACGCGAGCAGTTCGTCCAGGAGAAACGCGAGGAGTACCGCCGCGACATCGACGTGCATCGCATGGCCAGCGAGGTCGTCATCGACGAGATCGTCCCACCCAGCGAACTGCGTGAGGAACTGGCCGCCCGCTTCGCGTTCTACGAGGACGTGGAGAAGGAGCTTCCGGACAAGAAACACGGGACCGTGCTGTAG
- a CDS encoding MaoC family dehydratase: MSGRYYEEFTVGETIEHETRRTVTERDNQAFCDMTMNQQPLHLDADFAEDTQFGERLVNGLYTMSLAVGMSIPETTDGTIVANLSYDEVEHPAPVFHGDTIRAQSTVTDKRETSDGERGVVTMHVEAFAVNRDDELVCEFDRTVLSEKQPE; encoded by the coding sequence ATGTCCGGACGCTACTACGAGGAGTTCACCGTCGGCGAGACGATCGAACACGAGACGCGCCGCACGGTGACCGAACGCGACAACCAAGCGTTCTGCGACATGACGATGAACCAGCAGCCGCTCCACCTGGACGCCGACTTCGCCGAGGACACGCAGTTCGGCGAGCGCCTCGTCAACGGGCTGTACACGATGAGCCTCGCGGTGGGTATGTCGATCCCCGAGACGACCGACGGCACCATCGTCGCCAACCTGTCGTACGACGAGGTGGAACATCCCGCACCGGTGTTCCACGGCGACACGATCCGCGCGCAGTCGACGGTGACCGACAAGCGCGAGACCAGCGACGGCGAGCGCGGCGTCGTCACGATGCACGTCGAGGCGTTCGCGGTCAACCGCGACGACGAACTCGTCTGCGAGTTCGACCGCACCGTGCTGTCGGAGAAGCAACCGGAGTGA
- a CDS encoding acyl-CoA dehydrogenase produces MDFSLSAEQTQIRDMVAEFVDEEVVPRAAEIDHEDEFPADLVDEMADLGLMGMPFPEEYGGAGLDYHSYAIGLKEISRGSGGLGTIVAAHTSLAGNMLYAFGDEDQKEKYLTPLNTGEDIGAFALSEPGAGSDVPAMETTAERDGDDYVIDGGKLWISNGSVADTVTVFAKTDPDAGRKGISSFVVRPEEDDGFIVEGTEDKLGDKGCPTAELRFDGCRIPADRRLGDEGDGFVHALKTLNGGRITIAARGVGIAQAALDEALEYAQQREQFDQPISEFQSIKHKLADMDTKLQAARMLMHRAADRKIRGKDFIKEAAQAKLYASEVSREVANEGIQIHGGYGYTKDFPAERFYRDAKLNEIYEGTSEVLRNTIGDQLLD; encoded by the coding sequence ATGGACTTCAGCCTCTCCGCGGAGCAGACACAGATCCGCGACATGGTCGCCGAGTTCGTCGACGAGGAGGTCGTTCCCCGTGCCGCCGAGATCGACCACGAGGACGAGTTCCCGGCCGACCTCGTCGACGAGATGGCCGACCTGGGGCTCATGGGGATGCCGTTCCCCGAGGAGTACGGCGGTGCGGGCCTCGATTACCACTCCTACGCCATCGGACTCAAGGAGATCAGCCGCGGCAGCGGCGGCCTCGGGACGATCGTCGCCGCCCACACCAGCCTCGCCGGGAACATGCTGTACGCCTTCGGCGACGAGGACCAGAAGGAAAAGTACCTCACGCCGCTGAACACCGGCGAGGACATCGGCGCGTTCGCGCTCTCGGAGCCGGGGGCCGGCAGCGACGTGCCCGCCATGGAGACGACCGCCGAGCGCGACGGCGACGACTACGTCATCGACGGCGGGAAGCTGTGGATCTCGAACGGGTCCGTCGCGGACACGGTCACCGTCTTCGCCAAGACCGACCCAGACGCCGGGCGCAAGGGGATCTCCTCCTTCGTCGTCCGGCCCGAGGAGGACGACGGGTTCATCGTCGAGGGGACGGAGGACAAGCTCGGCGACAAAGGCTGTCCGACCGCCGAACTGCGCTTCGACGGCTGCCGGATCCCCGCGGACCGGCGGCTCGGCGACGAGGGCGACGGGTTCGTCCACGCGCTCAAGACGCTGAACGGCGGGCGGATCACTATCGCGGCCCGCGGCGTCGGCATCGCGCAGGCGGCGCTGGACGAGGCCCTGGAGTACGCCCAGCAGCGCGAGCAGTTCGACCAGCCCATCTCGGAGTTCCAGTCGATAAAGCACAAGCTGGCGGACATGGACACGAAGCTCCAGGCCGCGCGCATGCTGATGCACCGCGCCGCCGACCGGAAGATCCGCGGCAAGGACTTCATCAAGGAGGCCGCGCAGGCCAAGCTGTACGCCAGCGAGGTCAGCCGTGAGGTCGCGAACGAGGGGATCCAGATCCACGGCGGCTACGGCTACACGAAGGACTTCCCCGCCGAGCGGTTCTACCGGGACGCGAAGCTAAACGAGATCTACGAGGGCACCAGCGAGGTGCTCCGGAACACCATCGGCGACCAGCTACTCGACTGA
- a CDS encoding phytoene/squalene synthase family protein encodes MHSGRTTRTVDENLKWCHDAVQGVSRTFAITIDALREPMSSRICVGYLLCRIADTVEDAGHVPAEEKADLLRRYDRVLAPSDPTTVESFRSAVEPWIPEERTNDWDVVASVPRVTSTYASLPEGTRTALRGPVRELVSGMATFVERHADTGGLRIETVEELEEYCWYAAGTVGDLITNLLVENAEAERATTLEENARSFALLLQLVNVAKDVSVDYDEENNVYLPATWLDEAGIDADEVADPARADDVARVVERVTEHAAGYLDDAQAYLEALPETDGNTLSAWAIPYLLAVATIRELRDRPTDVVTEGTVKVPRTEVHALIQLFETGSVGRDDIGDLRARMAAQPLHRADDLSQSYS; translated from the coding sequence ATGCATTCGGGCCGTACCACGCGGACGGTCGACGAGAACCTGAAGTGGTGCCACGACGCCGTACAGGGTGTCTCGCGGACGTTCGCGATCACGATCGACGCGCTGAGAGAGCCGATGTCGTCGCGGATCTGCGTCGGATACCTCCTGTGTCGGATCGCCGACACGGTCGAGGACGCCGGCCACGTCCCGGCCGAGGAGAAAGCCGACCTGCTGCGACGGTACGACCGTGTGCTGGCCCCATCGGACCCGACGACCGTGGAGTCGTTTCGATCGGCGGTCGAGCCGTGGATCCCCGAGGAGCGGACGAACGACTGGGACGTGGTCGCGTCGGTGCCACGCGTCACGAGCACGTACGCGTCGCTGCCGGAGGGCACCCGGACCGCGCTCCGCGGGCCGGTCCGGGAGCTCGTCAGCGGCATGGCGACGTTCGTGGAGCGCCACGCCGACACGGGCGGTCTCCGGATCGAGACGGTCGAGGAACTCGAGGAGTACTGCTGGTACGCCGCCGGCACCGTCGGCGACCTGATCACGAACCTCCTCGTCGAGAACGCCGAGGCCGAGCGCGCGACGACGCTGGAGGAGAACGCCCGCTCCTTTGCGCTGTTGCTCCAGCTCGTCAACGTCGCGAAGGACGTGTCGGTCGACTACGACGAGGAGAACAACGTCTATCTCCCGGCGACGTGGCTCGACGAGGCGGGGATCGACGCCGACGAGGTGGCGGACCCGGCGCGCGCCGACGACGTGGCCCGAGTCGTCGAACGCGTCACCGAGCACGCCGCCGGCTATCTCGACGACGCACAGGCGTATCTCGAAGCGCTCCCTGAGACCGACGGCAACACGCTGTCCGCGTGGGCGATCCCGTACCTGCTCGCCGTGGCCACGATCCGCGAACTGCGCGACCGACCGACCGACGTGGTCACGGAAGGGACGGTGAAGGTGCCCCGAACCGAGGTTCACGCCCTGATACAGCTGTTCGAAACCGGCTCGGTCGGCCGCGACGACATCGGCGACCTGCGCGCCCGGATGGCCGCGCAGCCGCTACACCGGGCGGACGACCTCTCTCAGTCGTACTCGTAG
- a CDS encoding class I fructose-bisphosphate aldolase produces the protein MIPLTDEAITRDGKVLILAMDHGLEHGPTDFEAVPETLDPETVFDISTHDAVTAMAVQKGVAETYYPSYEDDVSLLAKLNGTSNLWMGEPYSPKNWTVENAVELGADAVGYTVYSGSNHEPEMYEDFRDVQEAAHDRDMPVVMWSYPRGQGLKNDTKDEVIAYGSRIALELGADVAKVKYPGSKESMEWAVDAAGDVKVVMSGGSKTSDYEFLSSVESVMDAGGAGLAVGRNVWQRDDPEAILDALERVIYEGATAEEALE, from the coding sequence ATGATCCCGCTGACCGACGAGGCTATCACCCGGGACGGGAAGGTACTGATCCTCGCGATGGACCACGGGCTGGAGCACGGCCCGACCGACTTCGAGGCGGTGCCGGAGACGCTGGACCCCGAGACGGTGTTCGACATCTCGACCCACGACGCGGTCACGGCGATGGCGGTCCAGAAGGGGGTCGCCGAGACGTACTACCCCTCTTACGAGGACGACGTGAGCCTGCTGGCGAAGCTAAACGGGACGAGCAACCTCTGGATGGGCGAGCCGTACTCCCCGAAGAACTGGACCGTCGAGAACGCGGTCGAACTGGGCGCGGACGCGGTCGGCTACACCGTCTACTCCGGGTCGAACCACGAGCCGGAGATGTACGAGGACTTCCGGGACGTGCAGGAGGCCGCCCACGACCGCGACATGCCGGTCGTCATGTGGTCGTACCCGCGCGGCCAGGGCCTCAAGAACGACACCAAAGACGAGGTGATCGCGTACGGCTCCCGGATCGCGCTCGAACTCGGGGCCGACGTGGCGAAGGTGAAATACCCCGGCAGCAAGGAGTCGATGGAGTGGGCCGTCGACGCCGCGGGCGACGTGAAGGTCGTGATGAGCGGCGGGTCGAAGACCTCCGACTACGAGTTCCTCTCCAGCGTCGAGAGCGTGATGGACGCCGGCGGCGCGGGCCTGGCGGTCGGCCGCAACGTCTGGCAGCGCGACGACCCCGAGGCGATCCTGGACGCGCTCGAACGGGTGATCTACGAGGGCGCGACCGCCGAGGAAGCCCTAGAATGA
- a CDS encoding DUF7409 domain-containing protein has translation MSQDETGDDADRTDLLYVGEATATVMAKAGIDAADVRRKTVSYRELVDAGVNPGVATKIRREHSLHWSLDEEGADLDDRSRTVRGLRDGERDWVAESGIDLDDGSADDESTADGDWTPSGGDGTVDGGPADDGRSSLTDGDWTPTGDVTEETADPAGDWTPSADDGGGAAEPAETDGSGGAEAAESAWRERSRPDPLTELPAIDEADAERLGDAGVTSIRRLATADPEHVADVLDMDEATVAEWHDAAADRIGK, from the coding sequence GTGAGCCAGGACGAGACGGGCGACGACGCGGACCGCACCGACCTGCTGTACGTCGGCGAAGCGACCGCCACGGTCATGGCCAAAGCGGGGATCGACGCGGCCGACGTGCGGCGGAAGACGGTGTCGTACCGGGAGCTCGTCGACGCCGGCGTCAACCCCGGCGTGGCGACGAAGATACGCCGGGAGCACTCGCTCCACTGGAGTCTGGACGAGGAGGGCGCGGACCTGGACGACCGCTCCCGGACCGTCCGCGGCCTCCGGGACGGCGAGCGCGACTGGGTCGCGGAAAGCGGGATCGACCTCGACGACGGCTCGGCGGACGACGAGTCGACGGCGGACGGCGACTGGACGCCCTCCGGCGGCGACGGGACGGTGGACGGCGGACCGGCCGACGACGGGCGGTCCTCGCTGACCGACGGCGACTGGACCCCCACCGGTGACGTGACCGAGGAGACCGCCGACCCGGCCGGCGACTGGACGCCGTCGGCGGACGACGGCGGCGGGGCGGCGGAACCGGCCGAAACCGACGGAAGCGGCGGGGCCGAGGCGGCCGAGTCGGCGTGGCGCGAGCGATCCCGCCCGGACCCCCTCACGGAACTGCCGGCGATAGACGAAGCCGACGCCGAACGGCTCGGCGACGCCGGCGTGACCTCGATCCGGCGGCTCGCCACGGCCGACCCCGAACACGTCGCGGACGTGCTGGACATGGACGAGGCGACGGTCGCCGAGTGGCACGACGCGGCCGCCGACCGGATCGGGAAGTGA